The genomic stretch TTGCCGATCCTGGGACGTCCACTCGACGAGGCGATCGACGCCGGGGACATCACGCTGGCCCTCGACGACGACGGGCTGCACCTGCACGTCCCCGGCGACCGTCTGCCGCTGGATCCCGCGACGTACGCCGATGTCTTCCGCCCGACTCTTGCCCGCCTCCGTGTCGACCTCGGCGATCGCCATCCGGCCGTCCGCGAGCTGGCCCGCCTGGTCGGCATCTCCGAGCAGGTCCCGCCCCGCCACGCCACCAGCGACCCGGAACGCGACCGTCGCCACGACCTCGCCGAGGAGCTCACCCAGCGCCTCCGCCAGCTCGACACGCACAGCCCACCGCTGCACCGGGTGTTCACCGACGCCGTCCGCGAGGTCCGAGACGAGCGTCTGCGCCGCCTCCTCG from Actinomycetota bacterium encodes the following:
- a CDS encoding alpha-amylase family glycosyl hydrolase, with product MYVPTATYRLQLGARFDLRAAAAIVDYLADLGVGDVYLSPILTAPRGAAHGYHVTDPTRINPELGGDEGMATLAAALTGRRRGVLLDIVPNHLAASTENPWWVDVLTHGPASAQASSFDIDWEAGDGRVVLPILGRPLDEAIDAGDITLALDDDGLHLHVPGDRLPLDPATYADVFRPTLARLRVDLGDRHPAVRELARLVGISEQVPPRHATSDPERDRRHDLAEELTQRLRQLDTHSPPLHRVFTDAVREVRDERLRRLL